From Vespula vulgaris chromosome 11, iyVesVulg1.1, whole genome shotgun sequence, the proteins below share one genomic window:
- the LOC127067408 gene encoding mucin-4, translated as MIATMLKGSTNISRWLLLTGLLCSVACQSVPSSSENKTDINDSKPRVFSPRMDYDEWTPLGRGDPLKNNPTFDYVPPVLDRVQYWLDSHTTEASAKRDILVLGVTAKKTSPKIPEQFLKFVDGPKFTRTSQDNTYRNDFTGSTGAEPPKVLRTTNFRNGLVDYRNQNRIQAVPASYYPSPYYNQKTKPYTMMLPPPMIQKQIEPSTAFNGILSKEKITGYVEPSQQLSTQTEEGPILQDPQYYGIPSKSYSQHHSPSLQPSRPQYLQTPSKLPSKGMGISQIETIKNVYTPFPSTKPKYDVTTTPSVSFEKSNLIYQSTQTISGGWLANNGPTSTLPEINQVTWQTPDHPRDHYDADHHVAASSNHEVVVGQNTNIIVDGENNEKEEVVVGEKGDTASFDVPFSSSSVIPSETMSSNSTFNFDTEDNEEESLEKTSPKMHIVVANSPSTIDSEAQNKTPVAVIMPTNYINKHNTTLSLSTESPIVLANVSENLTSEMEKAQQTTKSQVQTNTMTSSFTFLYGPSTPSSTPNRMMPHQHQPSVPLSMTPSRHINNPTHMFAPVHSLSSMHSPQRPNHGMMHFIGSMRPNVGFRPPPPMTMSHIAPHMSHMHAPPAMKGIMGPTGSIDQTHPRPPQMQFGFPGSFTSLPAPSTLTLQTVDAEDETANRYQSSGASEITTTSTSSALTSTVPFMHELSSSTSAKNSDEEEVNQSPLAMLFAEEETPKKQSTITNSESTTVIPPQTTTVPSLTTDPIFSHYKQPAKPIKGPMYLIIQGHSKVKTYKPTINKHGIPVHNEIVGSATERPLSKFEQLIIENTKNGKIDKSAEEKKKLEEKIRAEKRASTSQDSLMSLVESGLGSFTIPHSSSVTETEHLGNSVTTVEVNGN; from the exons ATGATTGCG ACGATGTTGAAAGGATCGACGAATATATCCAGGTGGTTGCTTCTAACTGGACTCCTTTGTAGCGTTGCTTGTCAGAGCGTTCCGTCGTCCTCTGAAAATAAAACCG ATATCAATGACAGCAAACCCCGAGTGTTCTCCCCAAGGATGGACTATGACGAGTGGACGCCTCTTGGACGGGGTGATCCACTAAAGAACAATCCCACCTTTGATTATGTTCCGCCAGTCTTGGATCGCGTTCAATACTGGTTGGATTCTCACACTACAGAAGCATCAGCGAAACGGGATATTCTGGTGCTCGGTGTCACAGCGAAGAAAACGAGCCCTAAGATACCCGAGCAGTTCTTGAAATTTGTCGATGGGCCAAAGTTTACTAGAACGAGTCAGGATAATACTTACAGGAACGATTTTACTGGCAGTACTGGTGCCGAACCACCAAAAGTTTTACGTACTACTAACTTTCGAAATGGTCTTGTCGACTATAGAAATCAAAATAGGATTCAAGCTGTACCGGCGAGTTATTATCCCAGTCCATATTATAATCAAAAGACCAAACCTTACACGATGATGTTGCCACCACCGATGATTCAGAAACAAATCGAACCGTCAACAGCTTTCAACGGTATCTTGTCCAAAGAGAAAATCACCGGTTACGTCGAACCATCTCAACAATTAAGTACGCAAACTGAAGAGGGCCCAATACTTCAGGATCCTCAGTATTACGGAATACCATCCAAAAGTTATAGCCAGCATCATTCTCCTTCTTTGCAACCCTCGAGACCTCAATATCTTCAAACTCCTTCGAAATTACCATCGAAAGGTATGGGCATTTCCCAAATCGAGACCATCAAGAACGTGTACACGCCTTTTCCATCGACAAAGCCAAAGTATGATGTTACTACTACACCCTCCGTATCCTTCGAAAAGTCCAATCTTATCTATCAGTCCACGCAGACGATCTCCGGTGGATGGTTGGCTAACAATGGACCCACTTCCACTTTACCTGAGATAAATCAGGTTACGTGGCAAACGCCTGATCACCCACGAGATCATTACGACGCTGACCATCATGTGGCAGCTTCCTCTAATCATGAAGTTGTTGTTGGTCaaaatacgaatataattGTGGATGGTgagaataacgaaaaagaagaggtcGTTGTAGGTGAGAAGGGTGATACTGCTTCTTTCGACGTTccattttcatcttcttcggTAATCCCTTCGGAGACAATGTCTTCAAATTCaacttttaattttgataCGGAAGATAATGAAGAAGAATCGTTGGAGAAGACTTCCCCAAAAATGCACATTGTCGTGGCCAATTCACCATCCACTATTGATTCCGAAGCACAAAACAAAACTCCCGTTGCTGTTATTATGCCAACCAATTACATCAATAAACATAATACGACGTTGTCTTTATCAACGGAATCACCTATAGTTTTGGCGAACGTTTCAGAGAACTTGACTTCGGAGATGGAAAAAGCTCAGCAAACGACCAAATCACAAGTACAAACAAATACGATGACAAGTTCGTTTACGTTCTTATATGGTCCATCGACTCCGTCATCGACGCCGAATAGAATGATGCCTCATCAGCATCAACCATCTGTACCATTATCTATGACACCTTCTCGACATATTAATAATCCAACACACATGTTTGCACCGGTTCATTCTCTATCGTCTATGCATTCTCCACAAAGACCTAATCACGGTATGATGCACTTCATTGGTAGTATGCGTCCGAATGTTGGTTTTCGACCGCCACCGCCCATGACTATGTCGCATATTGCACCACATATGTCACATATGCATGCACCACCAGCAATGAAGGGTATAATGGGACCAACAGGCAGTATAGATCAAACTCATCCACGACCACCGCAAATGCAGTTCGGATTTCCAGGCTCGTTTACAAGTCTTCCTGCACCTTCCACTTTAACTCTGCAAACTGTCGATGCGGAAGATGAAACAGCCAATCGTTATCAGTCCAGTGGTGCATCCGAAATTACGACGACATCCACGTCCTCCGCTTTGACGTCCACCGTTCCATTTATGCACGAACTATCTTCTAGCACTAGTGCAAAGAATTCTGACGAGGAAGAGGTCAATCAATCACCTTTGGCAATGCTTTTTGCCGAGGAAGAAACCCCAAAGAAGCAATCCACGATAACGAATTCCGAATCTACTACTGTTATTCCACCGCAAACAACAACGGTGCCCAGTTTGACAACGGATCCAATATTTTCGCATTATAAACAACCGGCCAAACCTATTAAAGGTCCTATGTATCTCATTATTCAGGGTCACTCCAAAGTTAAAACCTATAAACCGACTATCAACAAACATGGTATACCGGTTCATAATGAAATTGTGGGAAGTGCAACAGAGAGACCATTATCGAAATTTGAACAACTGATCATCGAAAACACAAAGAACGGTAAGATAGATAAGAGCgcggaagagaaaaaaaaattggaagagAAGATTCGTGCTGAAAAACGTGCATCTACTAGCCAAGATAGTCTGATGAGTCTTGTGGAGAGCGGATTAGGTAGTTTTACCATACCTCATTCCTCTTCCGTCACAGAGACAGAGCATCTGGGTAATTCTGTGACCACCGTTGAGGTCAATGGTAATTAA